One window of the Gambusia affinis linkage group LG01, SWU_Gaff_1.0, whole genome shotgun sequence genome contains the following:
- the LOC122839367 gene encoding rap1 GTPase-activating protein 1-like isoform X1 has protein sequence MPQRKRSFTFGAYGGVDKTFSKARSIWKQDGADPRISAPIEPQLLQPELTHSTSPLHKTTDLFEMIEKMQGSRMDEQRCAFPPPLKTEEDYIPYPSVHEVLGRKSPFPLILLPQFGGYWIEGTNHELSEAGNPEQHRPPSPSSRTKLECNTTATLYRKHFLGKEHFNYYSLDSSLGHLVFSIKYDEIGDQEHLRLMLRTKLKTYQDVIPISCLTEFPNVVQMAKLVCEEVNVDRFYPVLYPKASRLVVTFDEHVISNNFKFGVIYQRFGQTSEEELFGNSEESPAFVEFLEFLGEKIELHNFKGFRGGLDVTHGQTGNESVYCNYRNKEVMFHVSTKLPYTEGDTQQLQRKRHIGNDIVAIVFQEENTPFVPDMIASNFLHAYVVVQVVNPCSDNVVYKVSVTARDDVPFFGPALPNPATFKKGPEFHEFLFTKLINAEYACYKAEKFAKLEERTRSALLETLYEELHVNSQAIMGVGGEDDKLENGNAGGGGFFESFKRVIRSRSQSMDAMSLTLKKPYAVSNNLSSHSPAESPKFPGISLLVPGKSPSKYGRRGSAIGIGTVEESLIIPGKSPTRKKSGPFSSRRSSAIGIENIQEVQERSSRDTSPNTQKTPDSGHVSQDPKSDNSDQSSPEVLTTTKNSSYLCGRTPSIPEGNNLSRSSSNASSFTSVVEENEAEVVEDYDTGMESLSSAGTPHKRDSLTYSTWLEDSISCTGSNSRGSSPGPGKSDRGKAADIRIKLERSHDHQSSNC, from the exons ACCacagatttatttgaaatgattgaAAAGATGCAG GGCAGCAGGATGGATGAGCAGAGATGCGCCTTTCCTCCACCTCTGAAG actgAAGAGGATTACATTCCATATCCAAGTGTTCATGAG GTGTTGGGAAGAAAAAGCCCCTTTCCTCTCATCCTGCTGCCACAGTTTGGTGGTTACTGGATTGAGGGAACCAACCATGAGCTGAGTGAAGCTGGGAACCCGGAGCAGCACCGACCGCCTTCACCCAGCAGCCGTACTAAACTGGAATGTAACACAACGGCCACACTGTACAGGAAACACTTCCTGGGCAAG GAGCATTTTAATTACTATTCACTGGACAGTTCCCTCGGACATCTGGTGTTCTCCATAAAATATGATGAGATTGGTGACCAGGAACATCTCCGCCTCATGCTCAG AACCAAGCTGAAAACCTACCAAGATGTGATCCCCATTTCCTGCCTAACAGAGTTTCCCAACGTGGTTCAAATGGCCAAG CTCGTCTGTGAGGAAGTCAATGTGGACCGCTTTTACCCTGTCCTCTATCCAAAA GCTTCAAGGCTCGTCGTCACATTTGACGAACATGTGATCAGCAACAACTTCAAATTTGGGGTCATCTACCAAAGGTTCGGACAG ACGTCAGAAGAGGAGCTTTTTGGCAACAGCGAAGAAAGTCCTGCCTTTGTAGAGTTCCTGGAGTTTCTGGGAGAAAAGATTGAGCTACATAATTTTAAAGG TTTCCGCGGAGGGTTAGATGTGACTCATGGGCAGACTGGCAACGAATCCGTCTACTGCAACTACCGCAACAAAGAGGTCATGTTCCATGTGTCCACAAAGCTGCCTTACACAGAGGGGGACACGCAGCAG ttgcaGAGAAAAAGGCACATAGGCAACGACATCGTGGCCATCGTATTCCAAGAGGAGAATACTCCCTTTGTGCCGGATATGATCGCCTCCAACTTCCTTCACGCTTACGTGGTGGTCCAGGTGGTCAACCCCTGCTCTGACAACGTTGTCTACAAG GTTTCAGTCACGGCTCGGGATGATGTTCCTTTCTTTGGTCCAGCTCTCCCAAACCCAGCCACGTTTAAAAAA gGCCCTGAATTTCACGAGTTTCTGTTTACAAAGCTAATCAATGCAGAATATGCGTGCTACAAAGCTGAAAAGTTTGCAAAGCTGGAG GAGCGAACCCGATCAGCTTTGCTTGAAACCCTTTATGAGGAACTCCATGTGAACAGCCAGGCCATAATGGGAGTTGGAGGAGAGGACGACAAGCTGGAAAATGGGAATGCAGGAGGAGGGGGATTCTTTGAATCCTTTAAG CGGGTGATTCGCAGTAGGAGCCAGTCAATGGATGCCATGAGTCTAACTTTAAAGAAGCCATATGCAGTCTCCAATAACCTGAGCAGCCACAGTCCTGCAGAGAGCCCTAAATTCCCTGGGATA TCATTGCTTGTCCCAGGCAAAAGTCCCAGTAAATATGGACGCCGTGGCAGTGCCATAGGGATAGGAACAGTAGAAGAG TCTCTGATTATCCCAGGAAAAAGTCCAACAAGGAAGAAGTCGGGTCCTTTCAGCTCCAGGCGAAGCAGCGCCATTGGGATTGAAAACATCCAAGAAGTCCAGGAGAGAAG CAGTAGAGACACATCTCCAAACACTCAGAAGACTCCTGACAGTGGCCACGTTTCTCAAGACCCGAAATCCGACAACTCAGACCAGAGCTCTCCTGAGGTCCTCACAACCACCAAGAACAG CTCTTATCTCTGTGGCAGGACCCCTTCCATCCCTGAGGGCAACAACCTCTCTCGTTCCTCGTCCAACGCCAGCAGCTTTACCAGTGTGGTTGAGGAGAACGAAGCCGAGGTAGTAGAGGACTATGACACAGGAATG GAGAGTCTGTCATCAGCCGGGACGCCTCACAAGCGCGACTCCCTCACCTACAGCACCTGGTTGGAGGACAGCATCAGCTGCACTGGCAGCAACAGCCGGGGCAGCTCTCCAG GGCCCGGTAAATCTGATCGAGGGAAAGCCGCCGACATTCGGATCAAACTAGAACGATCACATGACCATCAGTCATCA AACTGTTAG
- the LOC122839367 gene encoding rap1 GTPase-activating protein 1-like isoform X14, giving the protein MPQRKRSFTFGAYGGVDKTFSKARSIWKQDGADPRISAPIEPQLLQPELTHSTSPLHKTTDLFEMIEKMQGSRMDEQRCAFPPPLKTEEDYIPYPSVHEVLGRKSPFPLILLPQFGGYWIEGTNHELSEAGNPEQHRPPSPSSRTKLECNTTATLYRKHFLGKEHFNYYSLDSSLGHLVFSIKYDEIGDQEHLRLMLRTKLKTYQDVIPISCLTEFPNVVQMAKLVCEEVNVDRFYPVLYPKASRLVVTFDEHVISNNFKFGVIYQRFGQTSEEELFGNSEESPAFVEFLEFLGEKIELHNFKGFRGGLDVTHGQTGNESVYCNYRNKEVMFHVSTKLPYTEGDTQQLQRKRHIGNDIVAIVFQEENTPFVPDMIASNFLHAYVVVQVVNPCSDNVVYKVSVTARDDVPFFGPALPNPATFKKGPEFHEFLFTKLINAEYACYKAEKFAKLEERTRSALLETLYEELHVNSQAIMGVGGEDDKLENGNAGGGGFFESFKRVIRSRSQSMDAMSLTLKKPYAVSNNLSSHSPAESPKFPGISLIIPGKSPTRKKSGPFSSRRSSAIGIENIQEVQERSSRDTSPNTQKTPDSGHVSQDPKSDNSDQSSPEVLTTTKNRTPSIPEGNNLSRSSSNASSFTSVVEENEAEVVEDYDTGMESLSSAGTPHKRDSLTYSTWLEDSISCTGSNSRGSSPGPGKSDRGKAADIRIKLERSHDHQSSNC; this is encoded by the exons ACCacagatttatttgaaatgattgaAAAGATGCAG GGCAGCAGGATGGATGAGCAGAGATGCGCCTTTCCTCCACCTCTGAAG actgAAGAGGATTACATTCCATATCCAAGTGTTCATGAG GTGTTGGGAAGAAAAAGCCCCTTTCCTCTCATCCTGCTGCCACAGTTTGGTGGTTACTGGATTGAGGGAACCAACCATGAGCTGAGTGAAGCTGGGAACCCGGAGCAGCACCGACCGCCTTCACCCAGCAGCCGTACTAAACTGGAATGTAACACAACGGCCACACTGTACAGGAAACACTTCCTGGGCAAG GAGCATTTTAATTACTATTCACTGGACAGTTCCCTCGGACATCTGGTGTTCTCCATAAAATATGATGAGATTGGTGACCAGGAACATCTCCGCCTCATGCTCAG AACCAAGCTGAAAACCTACCAAGATGTGATCCCCATTTCCTGCCTAACAGAGTTTCCCAACGTGGTTCAAATGGCCAAG CTCGTCTGTGAGGAAGTCAATGTGGACCGCTTTTACCCTGTCCTCTATCCAAAA GCTTCAAGGCTCGTCGTCACATTTGACGAACATGTGATCAGCAACAACTTCAAATTTGGGGTCATCTACCAAAGGTTCGGACAG ACGTCAGAAGAGGAGCTTTTTGGCAACAGCGAAGAAAGTCCTGCCTTTGTAGAGTTCCTGGAGTTTCTGGGAGAAAAGATTGAGCTACATAATTTTAAAGG TTTCCGCGGAGGGTTAGATGTGACTCATGGGCAGACTGGCAACGAATCCGTCTACTGCAACTACCGCAACAAAGAGGTCATGTTCCATGTGTCCACAAAGCTGCCTTACACAGAGGGGGACACGCAGCAG ttgcaGAGAAAAAGGCACATAGGCAACGACATCGTGGCCATCGTATTCCAAGAGGAGAATACTCCCTTTGTGCCGGATATGATCGCCTCCAACTTCCTTCACGCTTACGTGGTGGTCCAGGTGGTCAACCCCTGCTCTGACAACGTTGTCTACAAG GTTTCAGTCACGGCTCGGGATGATGTTCCTTTCTTTGGTCCAGCTCTCCCAAACCCAGCCACGTTTAAAAAA gGCCCTGAATTTCACGAGTTTCTGTTTACAAAGCTAATCAATGCAGAATATGCGTGCTACAAAGCTGAAAAGTTTGCAAAGCTGGAG GAGCGAACCCGATCAGCTTTGCTTGAAACCCTTTATGAGGAACTCCATGTGAACAGCCAGGCCATAATGGGAGTTGGAGGAGAGGACGACAAGCTGGAAAATGGGAATGCAGGAGGAGGGGGATTCTTTGAATCCTTTAAG CGGGTGATTCGCAGTAGGAGCCAGTCAATGGATGCCATGAGTCTAACTTTAAAGAAGCCATATGCAGTCTCCAATAACCTGAGCAGCCACAGTCCTGCAGAGAGCCCTAAATTCCCTGGGATA TCTCTGATTATCCCAGGAAAAAGTCCAACAAGGAAGAAGTCGGGTCCTTTCAGCTCCAGGCGAAGCAGCGCCATTGGGATTGAAAACATCCAAGAAGTCCAGGAGAGAAG CAGTAGAGACACATCTCCAAACACTCAGAAGACTCCTGACAGTGGCCACGTTTCTCAAGACCCGAAATCCGACAACTCAGACCAGAGCTCTCCTGAGGTCCTCACAACCACCAAGAACAG GACCCCTTCCATCCCTGAGGGCAACAACCTCTCTCGTTCCTCGTCCAACGCCAGCAGCTTTACCAGTGTGGTTGAGGAGAACGAAGCCGAGGTAGTAGAGGACTATGACACAGGAATG GAGAGTCTGTCATCAGCCGGGACGCCTCACAAGCGCGACTCCCTCACCTACAGCACCTGGTTGGAGGACAGCATCAGCTGCACTGGCAGCAACAGCCGGGGCAGCTCTCCAG GGCCCGGTAAATCTGATCGAGGGAAAGCCGCCGACATTCGGATCAAACTAGAACGATCACATGACCATCAGTCATCA AACTGTTAG
- the LOC122839367 gene encoding rap1 GTPase-activating protein 1-like isoform X7 — protein sequence MPQRKRSFTFGAYGGVDKTFSKARSIWKQDGADPRISAPIEPQLLQPELTHSTSPLHKTTDLFEMIEKMQGSRMDEQRCAFPPPLKTEEDYIPYPSVHEVLGRKSPFPLILLPQFGGYWIEGTNHELSEAGNPEQHRPPSPSSRTKLECNTTATLYRKHFLGKEHFNYYSLDSSLGHLVFSIKYDEIGDQEHLRLMLRTKLKTYQDVIPISCLTEFPNVVQMAKLVCEEVNVDRFYPVLYPKASRLVVTFDEHVISNNFKFGVIYQRFGQTSEEELFGNSEESPAFVEFLEFLGEKIELHNFKGFRGGLDVTHGQTGNESVYCNYRNKEVMFHVSTKLPYTEGDTQQLQRKRHIGNDIVAIVFQEENTPFVPDMIASNFLHAYVVVQVVNPCSDNVVYKVSVTARDDVPFFGPALPNPATFKKGPEFHEFLFTKLINAEYACYKAEKFAKLEERTRSALLETLYEELHVNSQAIMGVGGEDDKLENGNAGGGGFFESFKRVIRSRSQSMDAMSLTLKKPYAVSNNLSSHSPAESPKFPGISLIIPGKSPTRKKSGPFSSRRSSAIGIENIQEVQERSRDTSPNTQKTPDSGHVSQDPKSDNSDQSSPEVLTTTKNSSYLCGRTPSIPEGNNLSRSSSNASSFTSVVEENEAEVVEDYDTGMESLSSAGTPHKRDSLTYSTWLEDSISCTGSNSRGSSPGPGKSDRGKAADIRIKLERSHDHQSSNC from the exons ACCacagatttatttgaaatgattgaAAAGATGCAG GGCAGCAGGATGGATGAGCAGAGATGCGCCTTTCCTCCACCTCTGAAG actgAAGAGGATTACATTCCATATCCAAGTGTTCATGAG GTGTTGGGAAGAAAAAGCCCCTTTCCTCTCATCCTGCTGCCACAGTTTGGTGGTTACTGGATTGAGGGAACCAACCATGAGCTGAGTGAAGCTGGGAACCCGGAGCAGCACCGACCGCCTTCACCCAGCAGCCGTACTAAACTGGAATGTAACACAACGGCCACACTGTACAGGAAACACTTCCTGGGCAAG GAGCATTTTAATTACTATTCACTGGACAGTTCCCTCGGACATCTGGTGTTCTCCATAAAATATGATGAGATTGGTGACCAGGAACATCTCCGCCTCATGCTCAG AACCAAGCTGAAAACCTACCAAGATGTGATCCCCATTTCCTGCCTAACAGAGTTTCCCAACGTGGTTCAAATGGCCAAG CTCGTCTGTGAGGAAGTCAATGTGGACCGCTTTTACCCTGTCCTCTATCCAAAA GCTTCAAGGCTCGTCGTCACATTTGACGAACATGTGATCAGCAACAACTTCAAATTTGGGGTCATCTACCAAAGGTTCGGACAG ACGTCAGAAGAGGAGCTTTTTGGCAACAGCGAAGAAAGTCCTGCCTTTGTAGAGTTCCTGGAGTTTCTGGGAGAAAAGATTGAGCTACATAATTTTAAAGG TTTCCGCGGAGGGTTAGATGTGACTCATGGGCAGACTGGCAACGAATCCGTCTACTGCAACTACCGCAACAAAGAGGTCATGTTCCATGTGTCCACAAAGCTGCCTTACACAGAGGGGGACACGCAGCAG ttgcaGAGAAAAAGGCACATAGGCAACGACATCGTGGCCATCGTATTCCAAGAGGAGAATACTCCCTTTGTGCCGGATATGATCGCCTCCAACTTCCTTCACGCTTACGTGGTGGTCCAGGTGGTCAACCCCTGCTCTGACAACGTTGTCTACAAG GTTTCAGTCACGGCTCGGGATGATGTTCCTTTCTTTGGTCCAGCTCTCCCAAACCCAGCCACGTTTAAAAAA gGCCCTGAATTTCACGAGTTTCTGTTTACAAAGCTAATCAATGCAGAATATGCGTGCTACAAAGCTGAAAAGTTTGCAAAGCTGGAG GAGCGAACCCGATCAGCTTTGCTTGAAACCCTTTATGAGGAACTCCATGTGAACAGCCAGGCCATAATGGGAGTTGGAGGAGAGGACGACAAGCTGGAAAATGGGAATGCAGGAGGAGGGGGATTCTTTGAATCCTTTAAG CGGGTGATTCGCAGTAGGAGCCAGTCAATGGATGCCATGAGTCTAACTTTAAAGAAGCCATATGCAGTCTCCAATAACCTGAGCAGCCACAGTCCTGCAGAGAGCCCTAAATTCCCTGGGATA TCTCTGATTATCCCAGGAAAAAGTCCAACAAGGAAGAAGTCGGGTCCTTTCAGCTCCAGGCGAAGCAGCGCCATTGGGATTGAAAACATCCAAGAAGTCCAGGAGAGAAG TAGAGACACATCTCCAAACACTCAGAAGACTCCTGACAGTGGCCACGTTTCTCAAGACCCGAAATCCGACAACTCAGACCAGAGCTCTCCTGAGGTCCTCACAACCACCAAGAACAG CTCTTATCTCTGTGGCAGGACCCCTTCCATCCCTGAGGGCAACAACCTCTCTCGTTCCTCGTCCAACGCCAGCAGCTTTACCAGTGTGGTTGAGGAGAACGAAGCCGAGGTAGTAGAGGACTATGACACAGGAATG GAGAGTCTGTCATCAGCCGGGACGCCTCACAAGCGCGACTCCCTCACCTACAGCACCTGGTTGGAGGACAGCATCAGCTGCACTGGCAGCAACAGCCGGGGCAGCTCTCCAG GGCCCGGTAAATCTGATCGAGGGAAAGCCGCCGACATTCGGATCAAACTAGAACGATCACATGACCATCAGTCATCA AACTGTTAG
- the LOC122839367 gene encoding rap1 GTPase-activating protein 1-like isoform X9, with protein sequence MPQRKRSFTFGAYGGVDKTFSKARSIWKQDGADPRISAPIEPQLLQPELTHSTSPLHKTTDLFEMIEKMQGSRMDEQRCAFPPPLKTEEDYIPYPSVHEVLGRKSPFPLILLPQFGGYWIEGTNHELSEAGNPEQHRPPSPSSRTKLECNTTATLYRKHFLGKEHFNYYSLDSSLGHLVFSIKYDEIGDQEHLRLMLRTKLKTYQDVIPISCLTEFPNVVQMAKLVCEEVNVDRFYPVLYPKASRLVVTFDEHVISNNFKFGVIYQRFGQTSEEELFGNSEESPAFVEFLEFLGEKIELHNFKGFRGGLDVTHGQTGNESVYCNYRNKEVMFHVSTKLPYTEGDTQQLQRKRHIGNDIVAIVFQEENTPFVPDMIASNFLHAYVVVQVVNPCSDNVVYKVSVTARDDVPFFGPALPNPATFKKGPEFHEFLFTKLINAEYACYKAEKFAKLEERTRSALLETLYEELHVNSQAIMGVGGEDDKLENGNAGGGGFFESFKSLLVPGKSPSKYGRRGSAIGIGTVEESLIIPGKSPTRKKSGPFSSRRSSAIGIENIQEVQERSSRDTSPNTQKTPDSGHVSQDPKSDNSDQSSPEVLTTTKNSSYLCGRTPSIPEGNNLSRSSSNASSFTSVVEENEAEVVEDYDTGMESLSSAGTPHKRDSLTYSTWLEDSISCTGSNSRGSSPGPGKSDRGKAADIRIKLERSHDHQSSNC encoded by the exons ACCacagatttatttgaaatgattgaAAAGATGCAG GGCAGCAGGATGGATGAGCAGAGATGCGCCTTTCCTCCACCTCTGAAG actgAAGAGGATTACATTCCATATCCAAGTGTTCATGAG GTGTTGGGAAGAAAAAGCCCCTTTCCTCTCATCCTGCTGCCACAGTTTGGTGGTTACTGGATTGAGGGAACCAACCATGAGCTGAGTGAAGCTGGGAACCCGGAGCAGCACCGACCGCCTTCACCCAGCAGCCGTACTAAACTGGAATGTAACACAACGGCCACACTGTACAGGAAACACTTCCTGGGCAAG GAGCATTTTAATTACTATTCACTGGACAGTTCCCTCGGACATCTGGTGTTCTCCATAAAATATGATGAGATTGGTGACCAGGAACATCTCCGCCTCATGCTCAG AACCAAGCTGAAAACCTACCAAGATGTGATCCCCATTTCCTGCCTAACAGAGTTTCCCAACGTGGTTCAAATGGCCAAG CTCGTCTGTGAGGAAGTCAATGTGGACCGCTTTTACCCTGTCCTCTATCCAAAA GCTTCAAGGCTCGTCGTCACATTTGACGAACATGTGATCAGCAACAACTTCAAATTTGGGGTCATCTACCAAAGGTTCGGACAG ACGTCAGAAGAGGAGCTTTTTGGCAACAGCGAAGAAAGTCCTGCCTTTGTAGAGTTCCTGGAGTTTCTGGGAGAAAAGATTGAGCTACATAATTTTAAAGG TTTCCGCGGAGGGTTAGATGTGACTCATGGGCAGACTGGCAACGAATCCGTCTACTGCAACTACCGCAACAAAGAGGTCATGTTCCATGTGTCCACAAAGCTGCCTTACACAGAGGGGGACACGCAGCAG ttgcaGAGAAAAAGGCACATAGGCAACGACATCGTGGCCATCGTATTCCAAGAGGAGAATACTCCCTTTGTGCCGGATATGATCGCCTCCAACTTCCTTCACGCTTACGTGGTGGTCCAGGTGGTCAACCCCTGCTCTGACAACGTTGTCTACAAG GTTTCAGTCACGGCTCGGGATGATGTTCCTTTCTTTGGTCCAGCTCTCCCAAACCCAGCCACGTTTAAAAAA gGCCCTGAATTTCACGAGTTTCTGTTTACAAAGCTAATCAATGCAGAATATGCGTGCTACAAAGCTGAAAAGTTTGCAAAGCTGGAG GAGCGAACCCGATCAGCTTTGCTTGAAACCCTTTATGAGGAACTCCATGTGAACAGCCAGGCCATAATGGGAGTTGGAGGAGAGGACGACAAGCTGGAAAATGGGAATGCAGGAGGAGGGGGATTCTTTGAATCCTTTAAG TCATTGCTTGTCCCAGGCAAAAGTCCCAGTAAATATGGACGCCGTGGCAGTGCCATAGGGATAGGAACAGTAGAAGAG TCTCTGATTATCCCAGGAAAAAGTCCAACAAGGAAGAAGTCGGGTCCTTTCAGCTCCAGGCGAAGCAGCGCCATTGGGATTGAAAACATCCAAGAAGTCCAGGAGAGAAG CAGTAGAGACACATCTCCAAACACTCAGAAGACTCCTGACAGTGGCCACGTTTCTCAAGACCCGAAATCCGACAACTCAGACCAGAGCTCTCCTGAGGTCCTCACAACCACCAAGAACAG CTCTTATCTCTGTGGCAGGACCCCTTCCATCCCTGAGGGCAACAACCTCTCTCGTTCCTCGTCCAACGCCAGCAGCTTTACCAGTGTGGTTGAGGAGAACGAAGCCGAGGTAGTAGAGGACTATGACACAGGAATG GAGAGTCTGTCATCAGCCGGGACGCCTCACAAGCGCGACTCCCTCACCTACAGCACCTGGTTGGAGGACAGCATCAGCTGCACTGGCAGCAACAGCCGGGGCAGCTCTCCAG GGCCCGGTAAATCTGATCGAGGGAAAGCCGCCGACATTCGGATCAAACTAGAACGATCACATGACCATCAGTCATCA AACTGTTAG
- the LOC122839367 gene encoding rap1 GTPase-activating protein 1-like isoform X2, whose product MPQRKRSFTFGAYGGVDKTFSKARSIWKQDGADPRISAPIEPQLLQPELTHSTSPLHKTTDLFEMIEKMQGSRMDEQRCAFPPPLKTEEDYIPYPSVHEVLGRKSPFPLILLPQFGGYWIEGTNHELSEAGNPEQHRPPSPSSRTKLECNTTATLYRKHFLGKEHFNYYSLDSSLGHLVFSIKYDEIGDQEHLRLMLRTKLKTYQDVIPISCLTEFPNVVQMAKLVCEEVNVDRFYPVLYPKASRLVVTFDEHVISNNFKFGVIYQRFGQTSEEELFGNSEESPAFVEFLEFLGEKIELHNFKGFRGGLDVTHGQTGNESVYCNYRNKEVMFHVSTKLPYTEGDTQQLQRKRHIGNDIVAIVFQEENTPFVPDMIASNFLHAYVVVQVVNPCSDNVVYKVSVTARDDVPFFGPALPNPATFKKGPEFHEFLFTKLINAEYACYKAEKFAKLEERTRSALLETLYEELHVNSQAIMGVGGEDDKLENGNAGGGGFFESFKRVIRSRSQSMDAMSLTLKKPYAVSNNLSSHSPAESPKFPGISLLVPGKSPSKYGRRGSAIGIGTVEESLIIPGKSPTRKKSGPFSSRRSSAIGIENIQEVQERSRDTSPNTQKTPDSGHVSQDPKSDNSDQSSPEVLTTTKNSSYLCGRTPSIPEGNNLSRSSSNASSFTSVVEENEAEVVEDYDTGMESLSSAGTPHKRDSLTYSTWLEDSISCTGSNSRGSSPGPGKSDRGKAADIRIKLERSHDHQSSNC is encoded by the exons ACCacagatttatttgaaatgattgaAAAGATGCAG GGCAGCAGGATGGATGAGCAGAGATGCGCCTTTCCTCCACCTCTGAAG actgAAGAGGATTACATTCCATATCCAAGTGTTCATGAG GTGTTGGGAAGAAAAAGCCCCTTTCCTCTCATCCTGCTGCCACAGTTTGGTGGTTACTGGATTGAGGGAACCAACCATGAGCTGAGTGAAGCTGGGAACCCGGAGCAGCACCGACCGCCTTCACCCAGCAGCCGTACTAAACTGGAATGTAACACAACGGCCACACTGTACAGGAAACACTTCCTGGGCAAG GAGCATTTTAATTACTATTCACTGGACAGTTCCCTCGGACATCTGGTGTTCTCCATAAAATATGATGAGATTGGTGACCAGGAACATCTCCGCCTCATGCTCAG AACCAAGCTGAAAACCTACCAAGATGTGATCCCCATTTCCTGCCTAACAGAGTTTCCCAACGTGGTTCAAATGGCCAAG CTCGTCTGTGAGGAAGTCAATGTGGACCGCTTTTACCCTGTCCTCTATCCAAAA GCTTCAAGGCTCGTCGTCACATTTGACGAACATGTGATCAGCAACAACTTCAAATTTGGGGTCATCTACCAAAGGTTCGGACAG ACGTCAGAAGAGGAGCTTTTTGGCAACAGCGAAGAAAGTCCTGCCTTTGTAGAGTTCCTGGAGTTTCTGGGAGAAAAGATTGAGCTACATAATTTTAAAGG TTTCCGCGGAGGGTTAGATGTGACTCATGGGCAGACTGGCAACGAATCCGTCTACTGCAACTACCGCAACAAAGAGGTCATGTTCCATGTGTCCACAAAGCTGCCTTACACAGAGGGGGACACGCAGCAG ttgcaGAGAAAAAGGCACATAGGCAACGACATCGTGGCCATCGTATTCCAAGAGGAGAATACTCCCTTTGTGCCGGATATGATCGCCTCCAACTTCCTTCACGCTTACGTGGTGGTCCAGGTGGTCAACCCCTGCTCTGACAACGTTGTCTACAAG GTTTCAGTCACGGCTCGGGATGATGTTCCTTTCTTTGGTCCAGCTCTCCCAAACCCAGCCACGTTTAAAAAA gGCCCTGAATTTCACGAGTTTCTGTTTACAAAGCTAATCAATGCAGAATATGCGTGCTACAAAGCTGAAAAGTTTGCAAAGCTGGAG GAGCGAACCCGATCAGCTTTGCTTGAAACCCTTTATGAGGAACTCCATGTGAACAGCCAGGCCATAATGGGAGTTGGAGGAGAGGACGACAAGCTGGAAAATGGGAATGCAGGAGGAGGGGGATTCTTTGAATCCTTTAAG CGGGTGATTCGCAGTAGGAGCCAGTCAATGGATGCCATGAGTCTAACTTTAAAGAAGCCATATGCAGTCTCCAATAACCTGAGCAGCCACAGTCCTGCAGAGAGCCCTAAATTCCCTGGGATA TCATTGCTTGTCCCAGGCAAAAGTCCCAGTAAATATGGACGCCGTGGCAGTGCCATAGGGATAGGAACAGTAGAAGAG TCTCTGATTATCCCAGGAAAAAGTCCAACAAGGAAGAAGTCGGGTCCTTTCAGCTCCAGGCGAAGCAGCGCCATTGGGATTGAAAACATCCAAGAAGTCCAGGAGAGAAG TAGAGACACATCTCCAAACACTCAGAAGACTCCTGACAGTGGCCACGTTTCTCAAGACCCGAAATCCGACAACTCAGACCAGAGCTCTCCTGAGGTCCTCACAACCACCAAGAACAG CTCTTATCTCTGTGGCAGGACCCCTTCCATCCCTGAGGGCAACAACCTCTCTCGTTCCTCGTCCAACGCCAGCAGCTTTACCAGTGTGGTTGAGGAGAACGAAGCCGAGGTAGTAGAGGACTATGACACAGGAATG GAGAGTCTGTCATCAGCCGGGACGCCTCACAAGCGCGACTCCCTCACCTACAGCACCTGGTTGGAGGACAGCATCAGCTGCACTGGCAGCAACAGCCGGGGCAGCTCTCCAG GGCCCGGTAAATCTGATCGAGGGAAAGCCGCCGACATTCGGATCAAACTAGAACGATCACATGACCATCAGTCATCA AACTGTTAG